GCCGATGTCACTTCGTCGACGCTGACTTCGTCGATGATGTAGTCAGCGGGCGGCGGCACGGGTATATCGGCGTTCTTGAAGATGCGGAACTTGTCGTTGCCCAATGGCAGCCATTCGATCGGCGGAGACCAGGCGGGGGCGATGATGACCATGGGAAGGCCGACGGCGCGGCCAAGATGCATTGGCCCCGTATCCAGCGTCAGGCCCACTGTGGCGAGGCTCATAAGAGCAGCCAGTTGGGGCAGTGTGGTTTTACCTGCCACGCTTGTTGAAGGAGCCGATAGAGTGCCGCGCAGTTCGTCGATGGCTGCGGACTCGGCGGTGGTGCCTACAAAAACGATATGAGCACCGTAGCGCGCTGTCAGAAATTCGGCGGCAGCTTTGAATCGCTCGGGACGCCAGCTCTTTCGTTGCGTAACGCTGGTCTGCGTGACAAAGACTGCGACAGGCTGGTCGCTTTGCACGCCTGCACGAGCGAGGGTCTCGCGAGCGAAGGCACGGTCTTCTTCACGATAGAAGATCTCCGGCTCGAAGTGGCTCGGAGTGTGCTCCAGCGCCTCCACGATGCGAAGGTTGTTGGCGATCTGGCTCAACGACCTGTTAAAGAACAGAGGGCGGCGATAGAGTTTTGGCACGACGGTAAAGCCGACACGAATCGACGCTCCACTGAGTAGCGCCTGCATCGCAATACGTGTTCTCTCATTGCCGGTGGAGGTCAGCGTCGCAAAGGCTGCTCCGTTAAACGGAAGCTCGCGGCGCAGCGTCTTTACAGAGCCGTTCAGATCTTTCAGGGGATTCGGGGTTTCGATCAACCGGTCGATGCCGGGGTTGTTGCGAAAGACGTCCAGAGCGAATCCGCTGGCTGCGACCACGATGCGGCATTGTGGAACGGCGTGACGCAAGGCCTGAATCAATGGGGTTGCGTGTATCGCTGTGCCGAGAGCAGAGGGATATTGCAACAGAAGAAAGTTGCTGATCTCTCGCAGGGGCCTGTTGCGCGGACCCCCTCCCGAGTTTGCAACACGTTCAACCGCGGCGACTCCGGCGAAGACTCCACCCTTCAGATTTTGGACAAGACTCAAGAGCGATCCTTATGAGAATAGTTGGAGGTTTAGAGAGAATGGCCAGCGATTTACATCTTGTAGCGGCCCATGTCGTCGTCGTTCAGATTTTCGAGCCACCGCCGCATCTCTTCGGCATTGATGGTCTGCGCTCCGCCGGCAGCCTGCTTTGAGTTTTCGAGCACCTGGCGATTGACATAGATTGGGCAGTCCCAGCGCAGGGCGAGTGCAATGGCATCCGATGGACGGGCATCCAAGGTTACCGTCTCGCCTGCGTGGTTCATCCAGATGACGGCGTAGAAGGTATCGTCGCGAAGCTCGGAGACGACCACTTTGTTGACCTGCGCGTTGAGGCCGCGAGCGAGATTTTGCAGCAGGTCGTGCGTCATGGGTCGCGGCGTTGCAGTCTTTTCGAGCTCGAGCGCGATGGCGTTGGCCTCGAAGATGCCCACCCAGATGGGCAGCACCATATCGCTGGCAACGTCTTTGAGCACCACGATCGGCATATTGGTAATGGGATCGGTCATGAGGCCGCGAATCTGCATCTCGACTTCGGATTCAGAGCCCGCGTCGGCAGGTTGGTGCACTTCGGCCTGATCGTGTGATTTCATCTCAGCTTGCCACCGCCTCGCCGAGGAGGCTGTTGGGGAAGGTCTGGGTAATGCGGACGGAAACGTAGCTTCCGGTCGCGGGGAGGATAGGCTGGTTAGTGGTGAAGTTGACGGTCTTGTTCTGGGTGCTGCGGCCTATAACCTGATTGCGCTGACGGTTGTGGCCTTCGACCATAAGCTCCATCACTTCACCAAGATGCCGCTCATAGTTAATGCGTTGGGTTTCGCGTTGGCGGTCGAGGAGGATTTGCAGGCGCTTCACTTTAACTTCTTCAGGGATAGAGTCAGCCATGGTGACGGCGGGGGTGTTAGGCCGGGGTGAATATTTGAAGGCAAAGATGGCGTCGTAACCGACTTCATCGAGCAGGGTTGCGGTCTGCTCGAGGTCTTCCTCGGTCTCGCCGGGGAAGCCGACGATGATGTCGGACGTGATGCTGATGTTGCGCTTCGCGGCCTTGATCCAGGAGATGCGCTCGAGGTACCAGTCGCGGGTGTACTCGCGGGCCATGGCGTGGAGGACGGCGGTGGAACCGCTCTGGACGGGGAGGTGCACGTGGTCGCAGAGGGTGGGCACGGCGTCGATGGCGTCCACGATGTCCTTGGTGAAGTCGCGCGGATGTGAGGTGGTAAAGCGAACGCGGCGGATGCCGGGGATGCTGCCGACGGCGGCGAGCAGCTCGGCGAAGGTCATCTTGGCCGAGGGGTCGTGGTAGGAGTTGACGTTCTGGCCAAGGAGCTGGATCTCGGTAAAGCCTGCGTCGGCCATGCGAATGGCTTCGTCGAGCACGGAGTTCGCGGTGCGGCTGCGCTCTTTGCCGCGCGTGTACGGGACGACGCAGTAGGCGCAGAACTTGTCGCAGCCTTCGATGATGGTGATGTAGCCACGATGAGGGTTGGTGCGGGCGACAAAGGGGGTCTCGAAGGTCTCGTCGGTCTGCCGGTCGTCGAGGCCGGTGATGCGCTGCTCCCCTGCCTCGAGGCGGGCGAGCATGTCGGGGAGATTGCGATAGGACGCGGAGCCGGAGACAAGCGAGACGTAGGGCGCCTTGTCAAAGATCTTTACGCCCTCCTGTTGGGCGACGCAGCCGAGGACGGCGAACTTTTTGCCCTCGCCTTGCAGCCGCTTGTACTCGTTGAGGCGGTGGAAGACTTTTTGCTCCGCTTTGTCGCGGATGGAACAGGTGTTGTAGAGGATCAGGCCGGCGTCGGCTTCGTCCTCGACGCGGGCATACCCCTGCTGCTCCAGAGTGCCGATGACTTTTTCGGAGTCATGGGCGTTCATCTGGCAGCCGAAGGTTTCGATATAGAAAGTCTTGCTCACTTAGACAGTATATCGCCCGTTGTTGAAGGTTAGATTTTGAGGGATTGGTAGCGCCAACGGGGATCGAACCCGTACTCTCAGCCTTGAAAGGGCCGCGTGTTAACCAGTTACACCATGGCGCCAAAAGCAGAACTTCACTGCTTCAACTATATGCTGTTCGCAGTTTCTACGCGAAAAACGATCAGAGGAAGGAAGCAGATTTGGTAGCGTTACCGGGGCTCGAACCCGGACTCTTCGCCTTGAGAGGGCGACGTGTTAACCAGTTACACCATAACGCCAGAACAGGAAAGTTCTTTGCTGCAATGTGTTGATTATATCAGATTTCGAGAGAGCCTTTGTGGAGAACGAACAACGACAAAAGCGAAATACGGGGGTCTCTCCACTCTGCTTCGCTCCGGTCGAGATGACGTGGATTTCGCGCGACAGGAAACGGACTACAGCCCGAGTTTTTTGACCTCGTCGTTGTAGTACTTGCGGTACAGGATGTCCCACTCCTGCGAGCCTTCCATGATGATCTTGCGCTGCGAGGCGATCTTCTGCCGGGCGGCTGCGTCGATCTTCATCTCTTCGAGGAGAAGTTTTTCAAGGGCCTTGCGGGCTTCCTGCCGGATGGTGTTGCGGTCTTCGAGAAAGTCGCACTCTGGAATCTCGGCGAGAGTGTCGGCAACGGTGTGGGCGAGCTTGTTGAGTTTGTCGCGGGAGATTCTCACAGCACCGCCTTATACTTGCGAGCCAATTCGTTCTTCACCTTTTTGAACATCTCAGGGTAGCTGGCTCCGGTCTTGAGCATATCGTCCTGAAAGGCTTCGAGGATGACGCGAACCTCATCGTTGATACGATCCTCAAGCGCAAGCTCTTCGACCATAGCTGCCGTGACCCGCTCCTCAAGTACGGCAGGCTTGGCGGTTTCGATCATCTTCTCGGCGACGAGGTGCTTGAGGGTCTGGCGCGCCAGATACCCGACGTAATCTTTAGAAAAAATCATTGACTTTCCCTCGAATATATCATGCGTGTCTATGACTTGCAGCCAGCTTCGGCCAGGCCGATGCCAGTTCCGGTTGAGGCGCTACTTATGCTTCGGAGCGGGTTTATGCGGGCAGTGCTCGGTATTGAGGCAGCTTTCGGGCAGTCGCAGACGTTCTACGGGACGGCCGTGGATGAGGTGCTCGGTGACGATCTCGTCCACGTCCTTGAGCTGGACAAAGCCATACCAGACGGCCTCGGGATAGACCACCACGACCGGGCCATGTTCACACTGATCAAGACATCCAGACTCGTTGGCACGGACAAGATGCTTCAGGCCCGCGTCTTTGATGGCATCTTTGAAGGCGGATTTGATCTTCTTCGTTCCGTGAGGAAGGCAGCTGGGACGAGGCGCGGATTCATCGCGCTCGTTGGTGCAAATAAAGAGATGGTGCTTGAATTCCGGCACGAAAGGGGGCTTCTTTCTTTGCCTCGTTTTGCAACGGCGGATCGTGCGGGCCGCGTGTCT
This region of Edaphobacter dinghuensis genomic DNA includes:
- a CDS encoding glycosyltransferase family 9 protein produces the protein MSLVQNLKGGVFAGVAAVERVANSGGGPRNRPLREISNFLLLQYPSALGTAIHATPLIQALRHAVPQCRIVVAASGFALDVFRNNPGIDRLIETPNPLKDLNGSVKTLRRELPFNGAAFATLTSTGNERTRIAMQALLSGASIRVGFTVVPKLYRRPLFFNRSLSQIANNLRIVEALEHTPSHFEPEIFYREEDRAFARETLARAGVQSDQPVAVFVTQTSVTQRKSWRPERFKAAAEFLTARYGAHIVFVGTTAESAAIDELRGTLSAPSTSVAGKTTLPQLAALMSLATVGLTLDTGPMHLGRAVGLPMVIIAPAWSPPIEWLPLGNDKFRIFKNADIPVPPPADYIIDEVSVDEVTSALADLLTLYPKRNS
- a CDS encoding bifunctional nuclease family protein; protein product: MKSHDQAEVHQPADAGSESEVEMQIRGLMTDPITNMPIVVLKDVASDMVLPIWVGIFEANAIALELEKTATPRPMTHDLLQNLARGLNAQVNKVVVSELRDDTFYAVIWMNHAGETVTLDARPSDAIALALRWDCPIYVNRQVLENSKQAAGGAQTINAEEMRRWLENLNDDDMGRYKM
- the miaB gene encoding tRNA (N6-isopentenyl adenosine(37)-C2)-methylthiotransferase MiaB; amino-acid sequence: MSKTFYIETFGCQMNAHDSEKVIGTLEQQGYARVEDEADAGLILYNTCSIRDKAEQKVFHRLNEYKRLQGEGKKFAVLGCVAQQEGVKIFDKAPYVSLVSGSASYRNLPDMLARLEAGEQRITGLDDRQTDETFETPFVARTNPHRGYITIIEGCDKFCAYCVVPYTRGKERSRTANSVLDEAIRMADAGFTEIQLLGQNVNSYHDPSAKMTFAELLAAVGSIPGIRRVRFTTSHPRDFTKDIVDAIDAVPTLCDHVHLPVQSGSTAVLHAMAREYTRDWYLERISWIKAAKRNISITSDIIVGFPGETEEDLEQTATLLDEVGYDAIFAFKYSPRPNTPAVTMADSIPEEVKVKRLQILLDRQRETQRINYERHLGEVMELMVEGHNRQRNQVIGRSTQNKTVNFTTNQPILPATGSYVSVRITQTFPNSLLGEAVAS
- a CDS encoding DUF507 family protein; protein product: MRISRDKLNKLAHTVADTLAEIPECDFLEDRNTIRQEARKALEKLLLEEMKIDAAARQKIASQRKIIMEGSQEWDILYRKYYNDEVKKLGL
- a CDS encoding DUF507 family protein, translating into MIFSKDYVGYLARQTLKHLVAEKMIETAKPAVLEERVTAAMVEELALEDRINDEVRVILEAFQDDMLKTGASYPEMFKKVKNELARKYKAVL
- a CDS encoding (2Fe-2S) ferredoxin domain-containing protein is translated as MPEFKHHLFICTNERDESAPRPSCLPHGTKKIKSAFKDAIKDAGLKHLVRANESGCLDQCEHGPVVVVYPEAVWYGFVQLKDVDEIVTEHLIHGRPVERLRLPESCLNTEHCPHKPAPKHK